Proteins encoded together in one Octopus bimaculoides isolate UCB-OBI-ISO-001 chromosome 24, ASM119413v2, whole genome shotgun sequence window:
- the LOC106872329 gene encoding clotting factor C, giving the protein MPWHAAISTDIGLNEVVLRCGGTLISDRWVLTAAHCITASTSKDSLPLRQITVHISKVYANNSRDDRYVQKFQADDVYIHDYYQPSTKKNDIALIYLSRKVKLGPFAKPICLPDKSMLIHYAIQDTKGFVSGWGLTEQKVKASRLLTTKVSVFKDDDCLRNIRKEFPKMESEYLEKVFCAGTRPTENRVLTDSQKYDSGGGLVFRTCRDYVETWYLEGIVNWGVKNGVGVYIRVMNYISWINSVI; this is encoded by the exons ATGCCGTGGCATGCGGCCATATCCACAGACATCGGTCTGAATGAAGTGGTCCTTAGATGCGGTGGCACTCTGATCAGCGATCGCTGGGTTTTGACCGCGGCACATTGTATCACAGCCTCAACATCCAAGGACTCCCTACCTCTACGTCAGATCACGGTTCACATCAGTAAAGTGTACGCAAATAACTCTCGGGATGACAGATATGTccagaagtttcag GCTGACGATGTTTATATCCACGACTATTACCAACCATCAACAAAGAAGAACGATATTGCTTTGATTTACTTGTCCAGAAAAGTGAAACTCGGACCTTTCGCGAAGCCAATATGTCTGCCGGATAAATCAATGTTAATACACTATGCCATACAAGACACCAAAGGCTTTGTGTCTGGTTGGGGCCTAACTGAACAAAAAGTTAAGGCCAGTCGCTTACTGACCACCAAAGTATCGGTCTTCAAAGACGACGATTGTCTTAGAAATATCAGGAAAGAAT TTCCCAAAATGGAAAGCGAATATCTAGAAAAGGTATTCTGTGCGGGAACGAGACCAACCGAAAACAGGGTACTCACTGATTCGCAAAAATACGATTCCGGTGGTGGTTTGGTGTTCAGGACATGTCGTG ATTACGTCGAAACGTGGTATCTAGAAGGGATCGTCAACTGGGGAGTGAAGAACGGTGTCGGAGTTTACATAAGAGTGATGAACTATATCAGTTGGATAAACAGTGTGATCTGA